The Comamonas sp. lk genome contains the following window.
GCGCAATGCAGCGCGGCGTGGTGAACAGGCGCAGTACACGCTTTCCATGGAGCAAAGTTCTTCAAGCACCGGTCAGTCGGCGCCGGCCGCCGATATGCAGGCTGCATCGGCAGCCATGGCTGCGTGCAAAAGCGCTCTGGCCTTGAAGAGTGGGGCAAATTCCTTGTTCGTGCTACCGCTATCGCATGTGCCTGCGGCCGGAGGCTATGAAGTCTTTCTCATGCTTCAAGGCGTGCAGTGGCTGTGTGCGACGGATTCCAGGGGGAATGTGAATCGTCTTGAGCAACGCTGAGCGCCTTTGAACGTCTCATGCAGCGGGGCTGTATTACGGCGTCAGGGGGCGGTGATCGTTGCCCGCAACGGCTCAGGCGTGCCAGACCTGTTCTGCGCCTGCCATGCGCTCAAGCGCCGCGCAAACATCGGCCATGCGGCCGGAAATCAGCAGGCACTCGGGCTGCTTTTGTGGTTCGCGCTGCACGATTCTCAGCAGGCGCGGCTGGGTGCTGTCAGCCGCTTGCAGTGGCAAGGCCAGTTGCTGCTGCGCGGCCACTGGCTTGCCGTAGCGACCTGCGCTATTGCGGCGGCGGGTACGGCTGCTGCGCAGGGTAATCACATTGGGGTAGGCGCCGGTGCCTTGAAACCGCTGTGCTTGCTTTTGCTCTTGTGCGCTGCCGGAGCTGGATCCGTCTACGTGGTCTGGCCCGCTGTCATTGCTTGCAGCCCATGCGGCTGAGGGCTGTCCTGCGGCAGTGGCGACGGGAAAGATTTTCCAGGCAAAACGTGTCAAAGACAGCAGTGGTGCGGTGAATCCCATTTGGCAACTCCTTATCAAAAGCCGTGAGGCATGAGCAGGGCAGGATTGCAAATTTCAGGCAAAGCTCCGCTCAGGGCGAAGCTGCAAGGCTTCGCGCCTACCACCTGGGCTGGAGAAAACAGGGGCTGTGCGCAGCGGTAAGGCCTGGCGCGCAGCGGCAGTAGTTACATGAACATGCTGTTGCGGATCAGACCCACGGCCAGACCTTCGATGGCGAACGACTCTTCGGGCGCCACATGAATCACCTTGTAGTCGGGATTTTCGGGCAGCAGCTCAATGCCCTGGGGTGTGCGCTTGAAGCGCTTGACCGTCACATCGTCACCCAGGCGGGCCACCACGATCTGGCCGTTGCGTGCCTCGGTGGTGGCTTGCACGGCCAGCAGATCGCCATCCATGATGCCGGCGTCGCGCATGGACATGCCGCGCACCTTGAGCAGGTAATCGGGCTTGGCGGCAAACAGGCTGGGCTCGACCGCATAGCTCTGGTCTATATGTTCCTGGGCCAGAATGGGCGAGCCGGCAGCCACGCGGCCCACCAGTGGCAGCACCAGCTGTGCCATGGAGGACAGCGGCAGGGAAAAGCTGGCGCCACGGGCCGCATTGATGTTGCGCACGGTGTCCGCACGCAGGCGAATGCCGCGCGAGGTACCGCTGACCAGATCAATCACGCCCTTGCGGGCTAGGGCCTGTAGATGCTCTTCAGCGGCATTGGCGGACTTGAAGCCAAAAGTGCTGGCGATCTCGGCGCGTGTAGGGGGAGCGCCGGTGCGGGAAATAGTCGATTGGATGAGGTCCAGAATCTGCTGCTGGCGGGGAGTGAGCTTGGGGTGGTCTAGCATGCTGGCATCCAGTCTTGGTTCGATAGGCTCAGGCTTGAAGGCCTGGGTCTGGAATTCTGATCTGTTGGTTTATACAGTAACTGTATTTTTAACCAGTTTTTTGTGGAGAGCAAGTGGCAATTCCTAAGATTGTGATTTTGGGCACCGGGGGAACGATTGCGGGCCAGGCGGAATCGAGCACGCAGGCCGTGGGCTACAAGGCCGGGCAGATCAGCGTGGAGAGCTTGTTGGCTGCGGTGCCGGATTTGCCACAGTTGGCTGCGGCTCCGCTGGCCGCCATGCAGCTGGCCCAGATCGACAGCAAGGATATGGATTGGCCGGTGTGGCGCAGCATGCTGCGGACCGTGGCCGAGGCGCTGGCCGATGCCGATACGCAGGCCCTGGTGATCACGCACGGCACGGACACGCTGGAGGAAACCGCCTGGCTGCTGCAAACCGTGCTGCAGCCCATCAAGCCGGTGGTGCTGACCTGCGCCATGCGCCCGGCGACTTCGCTACAGGCCGATGGCCCGCAAAACCTGCGGGATGCGGTGGCCGTGGCCGCCAGCGCCGTGGCTGGCGTGTGGGTGGTTGCGGCCGGCGAGGTGCATGACGCGCAGCAGGTGCTCAAGGTGCATCCTTACCGCCTCAATGCGCTGCGCTCCTATGAGAGCGGACCTTGTGCCGTGGTGGAAGAGTGTGCCGTGCGCTGGCTGGCCCAGCCCGTGGTCGCCAGCCAGGCACAGGCTTTGAGTAGCACGGCGTTCCAGGACTTGCTGGCCCACAGCGAGCTGCCCTGGGTGGAATTGCTGACCTCCGGGGCTTTGCAAAGCGGACGCAGCGTGGATGCGCTGGTGGCCGCCGGCGTGCGCGGTCTGGTGGTGGCAGGCACGGGCAATGCCACGATTCATGCCCAAATGCTTCAGGCGCTGGCACGGGCACAGCAGGTTGGCGTGGTGGTGTGGAGCAGCACCCGCTGCCTGGAAGGCTTGCCCGTGGGCTTTACTGAGCTGCCCTCGCAACCTACTGTGGTCAAGGCGATGGCAGGGATTTCGGGCTGGCTGCGCGCTGGCGCAACGGAGGGAGAGCCGGATGTGATCCTGCTCGCGCCGGGCAAGGCCCGCGTGGCGCTGATGCTGGCGCTGGCATTGCAGTCGGGCAGTGATTCCTGAACTGATAGCGGCTGGCGCATGCAGAGTAAGCGCTAGAACGCAAAAAAGCACCTCGATGAGGTGCTTTTTTGAATGCGCGCCTTAACGACGCGCTTGCCGAGGCTGGCTTATTCGGCCAGAGCCGCAAAAGCGCGTGCCGTGATTTCTTCCACGCTGCCAGTGCCGCTGATGGCGCGGTACTTGGGAGCTGCAGCGGCGTCGGCCTTGGCCCAGTTGCTGTAGTAGTCCACCAGAGGGCGGGTCTGGCTGCTGTACACATCCAGGCGCTTCTTGACGGTTTCTTCCTTGTCGTCTTCGCGCTGCACCAGGTCTTCGCCGGTGACATCGTCCTTGCCAGCCACCTTGGGTGGGTTGAACTTGACGTGATAGGTACGGCCCGAGGCGGGGTGGCTGCGGCGGCCGCTCATGCGCTCGATGATGGCCTCGAAAGGCACGTCGATCTCCAGCACGTAATCGAGCTTCACGCCGGCAGCCTTCATGGCGTCGGCCTGGGGG
Protein-coding sequences here:
- the lexA gene encoding transcriptional repressor LexA; protein product: MLDHPKLTPRQQQILDLIQSTISRTGAPPTRAEIASTFGFKSANAAEEHLQALARKGVIDLVSGTSRGIRLRADTVRNINAARGASFSLPLSSMAQLVLPLVGRVAAGSPILAQEHIDQSYAVEPSLFAAKPDYLLKVRGMSMRDAGIMDGDLLAVQATTEARNGQIVVARLGDDVTVKRFKRTPQGIELLPENPDYKVIHVAPEESFAIEGLAVGLIRNSMFM
- a CDS encoding asparaginase domain-containing protein, with amino-acid sequence MAIPKIVILGTGGTIAGQAESSTQAVGYKAGQISVESLLAAVPDLPQLAAAPLAAMQLAQIDSKDMDWPVWRSMLRTVAEALADADTQALVITHGTDTLEETAWLLQTVLQPIKPVVLTCAMRPATSLQADGPQNLRDAVAVAASAVAGVWVVAAGEVHDAQQVLKVHPYRLNALRSYESGPCAVVEECAVRWLAQPVVASQAQALSSTAFQDLLAHSELPWVELLTSGALQSGRSVDALVAAGVRGLVVAGTGNATIHAQMLQALARAQQVGVVVWSSTRCLEGLPVGFTELPSQPTVVKAMAGISGWLRAGATEGEPDVILLAPGKARVALMLALALQSGSDS
- the adk gene encoding adenylate kinase, which gives rise to MKLILLGAPGAGKGTQAAFICQKYGIPQISTGDMLRAAVKAGTPLGLQAKAVMDAGQLVSDDLIINLVKERIAQPDCAQGFLFDGFPRTIPQADAMKAAGVKLDYVLEIDVPFEAIIERMSGRRSHPASGRTYHVKFNPPKVAGKDDVTGEDLVQREDDKEETVKKRLDVYSSQTRPLVDYYSNWAKADAAAAPKYRAISGTGSVEEITARAFAALAE